The genomic region TGCCATCGATGGCAGCGTGCAGGCGGCGCTCGGGCGTGACGAAGTGCTTGGCCGGATACAGCGCCAGCCGATCCATGCGCCGCACCACCTGGCCGGTGACGCGATCCACGCCGGAAAGACGTGCGACCACGTCGTCGTCGAGTTCGATGCGCACGATGCCGTCGTCGTAGGCGGGATGCACCTCGACCACGTCCCCGCGCACGCGGAAGCTGCCGCGGCCGACCTCGATGTCGTTGCGCACGTATTGGATGGCGACGAGCTGCTCGAGCAGCTGTTTGCGCGTGACGCGCTCCCCGGCGGCGAGGTTGATGCGCATGCCGCGCCAGTCGTCGGGCGTGCCCAGGCCGTAGATGCACGAGACGCTGGCCACGATGATCACGTCTTCCCGCTCGAGCAGCATCGAGGTCGCCTGGAGTCTCAGGCGATCGATGTCGTCGTTGATGCTGGCGTCCTTGGCAATGTAGGTGTTGGTCTGCGGAACGTAGGCTTCCGGCTGGTAGTAGTCGTAGTAGGAGATGAAGTAGCCCACCGCGTTCTCGGGGAAGTACTGCTTGAACTCCCCATAGAGCTGGGCCGCCAGGGTCTTGTTGTGCGAGATCACCAGCGTCGGGCGGTTCCACTCGGCGATCACCCCGGCGATCGTGAAGGTCTTGCCGCTGCCGGTGACGCCGAGCAGGGTCTGGTAGCGCTCGCCGGCCCGCAGACCGGCCACGAGCTCGCGGATCGCCTCGGGCTGATCCCCCCGCGGCGGGTAGGGTGCATGGAGCTTGAAGGGCATGGAACCGGGAGAGTAGCGGAGAGGACAGAGGTTCGGAAGCGCGTGGCGATATGGCATGCTGCCGGCCTTCGATCGGAGTCGACATGCGCTTCGAGGACTGGACGGTCATCGTCACCGGCGGCGGCTACGGCATCGGCCGGGCGATCGCGCTCGCCTTTGGGCGCGAGGGCGCGAACGTGACGCTGGCGGCGCGTTCGCGCGACCGGCTCGAAGCGGTGGCCGGCGAGCTGCGCGCGCTGGGCACCCGGCCGGCCGTGTCGGTGCTGAGCGTTTCCGACGGCCCCGCCGTCGAAGCCATGGTGAAGCAGGCGCATGAGCGGGCCGGACGGCTCGACGTGCTGATCAACAACTCGGGCATCGCCGGCCCCACCCGGCTGGCGCGCGACGTCACGCCCGAGGAGTGGCGCGAGACCCTCGAGGTCAATCTCACCGGCGCCTTCCTGTGCGCGAAGCACGCCTCGAAGCTCATGATCGAGCGGAAGCGCGGCGCGATCGTCAACATCGCCTCGGTGGCGGCCCGCATCGGCTATCCCCTGCGCACGCCCTACGCCGCATCCAAGTGGGGGCTGCTCGGGCTCAGCCACTCGCTGGCCGCCGAGCTCGGGCCGCACGGCGTGCGAGTCAACGCCATCCTCCCGGGCGCCACCACCGGCGAGCGCATGACCCGCGTGATCGCAGCGCGCGCACAGGCGGAGGGGCTCACGCTCGAGGAGGCCGAGCGCTGGTTCACGCGTGACCTGCCGCTCCAGCGGATGGTGAGCGCCGACGAGGTCGCGGCCGCGGTGACCTTCCTGGCCTCGGACGACGCCGCCGGCATCACCGGTCAGGCGTTCAACGTGGACGCGGGCTACAAGATGCTGTGAAGCGGTGACGGAAATCTCCGGGGGCGGCGTTGCTCGTCGCTCCTCGCGCCCCGCCCGCGACGATCTCTACGGGCTTACCGCGGGCCCGACAGCTCGGCGGCGAGCTTCCTCCCCACCTCGCGCGACAGCTTTAGCGCGGCCGGCAGGCGCAAGTGGGTGTAGTCGGAGAAATCCGAGGCCGGCAGCACCTCGAAGTCGCGCTGCAGCACCGTGACCTCCCCGCGCGCCGCCAGCGAGTCGACGAAGCGGTAGTAGGCGGGTGCAAACCCGATCGAGTCGCGCGCCGCAGCGACCGCCTCGTGCTCCGGCAGGGTCAGCCAGAACACCCGGATGTTGTGCGCGCGCGCCAGCGCGATCGTGCGACCGAACAGATCGCGCTCGCCCGCGTCGAGCACGAACTTCTCGCGGTAAACGGGATGCAGCGGCGGGAGCGGG from Candidatus Sulfotelmatobacter sp. harbors:
- a CDS encoding DEAD/DEAH box helicase family protein yields the protein MPYRHALPNLCPLRYSPGSMPFKLHAPYPPRGDQPEAIRELVAGLRAGERYQTLLGVTGSGKTFTIAGVIAEWNRPTLVISHNKTLAAQLYGEFKQYFPENAVGYFISYYDYYQPEAYVPQTNTYIAKDASINDDIDRLRLQATSMLLEREDVIIVASVSCIYGLGTPDDWRGMRINLAAGERVTRKQLLEQLVAIQYVRNDIEVGRGSFRVRGDVVEVHPAYDDGIVRIELDDDVVARLSGVDRVTGQVVRRMDRLALYPAKHFVTPERRLHAAIDGIREELKEQVAMFRAQGKLLEAQRIQQRTEYDLELLASAGTCPGVENYSRHLSGRQPGERPGCLIDYFPRKADHSADFLLVIDESHVTVPQIAGMYEGDRSRKRTLVDFGFRLPSALDNRPQRFDEFEALTGPTLFVSATPAEIELEKTHGVVVEQIIRPTGLVDPEIVIKPIAGQVDDLLAEIR
- a CDS encoding SDR family oxidoreductase, whose amino-acid sequence is MRFEDWTVIVTGGGYGIGRAIALAFGREGANVTLAARSRDRLEAVAGELRALGTRPAVSVLSVSDGPAVEAMVKQAHERAGRLDVLINNSGIAGPTRLARDVTPEEWRETLEVNLTGAFLCAKHASKLMIERKRGAIVNIASVAARIGYPLRTPYAASKWGLLGLSHSLAAELGPHGVRVNAILPGATTGERMTRVIAARAQAEGLTLEEAERWFTRDLPLQRMVSADEVAAAVTFLASDDAAGITGQAFNVDAGYKML